A part of Gemmatimonas groenlandica genomic DNA contains:
- a CDS encoding alpha/beta hydrolase, with protein sequence MHSVDDIQRVTDPTETTNEFNPMQSRRDALKVAAAITALPIVSAIVPAQASASTPVSLTPLPPAPMRLEPVTQKFIAGLAGAPSLSTLTPERAHAVLTDLQSKPVPLRPADIEDTTWPVGPTGTTRIRIVRPRGVKDTLPLLMYFHGGGWVLGDKVTHDRLVRELAEGVRATVVFVDYINSPEAKYPTQNEQAYAAMLYAVEHAKELNVDPSRLAIAGDSVGGNMSAVVTLMAKERRGPKIAYQVLFYPLVDYLGATESYKKYADGPWLTRQTMKWMFDLQGLDGTEDYHAFPLRATVEQLSGLPDALLITDDDILQDEGETYAHKLAQGGARVTTVRYNGTVHDFAMLNPLSDTPAARGAIQQAITALKTALRS encoded by the coding sequence ATGCACAGCGTGGACGACATTCAGCGTGTGACCGATCCCACCGAGACCACCAATGAGTTCAATCCGATGCAGAGCCGGCGAGACGCGCTGAAGGTCGCCGCTGCAATCACGGCACTGCCGATCGTGTCGGCAATCGTGCCCGCACAGGCGTCGGCTTCGACGCCCGTGTCACTCACCCCTCTGCCTCCCGCCCCCATGCGACTCGAACCCGTCACCCAGAAATTCATCGCCGGACTCGCCGGTGCACCATCGCTCTCGACGCTCACGCCGGAGCGCGCGCACGCCGTGCTCACCGACCTGCAGTCAAAGCCGGTGCCGCTCCGTCCCGCTGATATCGAGGACACCACGTGGCCGGTAGGCCCGACGGGGACGACGCGCATCCGGATCGTCCGTCCACGTGGCGTGAAGGACACACTGCCACTGCTGATGTATTTCCACGGCGGTGGCTGGGTGCTGGGCGACAAGGTCACGCACGACCGGCTTGTGCGCGAACTCGCCGAGGGCGTTCGCGCCACGGTGGTATTCGTGGACTACATCAACTCGCCCGAGGCCAAGTACCCGACTCAAAACGAGCAGGCCTACGCGGCGATGCTGTACGCCGTCGAGCACGCGAAGGAGCTCAACGTGGACCCCTCTCGGCTTGCGATCGCTGGCGACAGCGTCGGTGGCAATATGTCTGCAGTCGTGACGCTGATGGCCAAGGAGCGAAGAGGGCCAAAGATCGCCTATCAAGTGCTGTTCTACCCGCTGGTCGACTACCTGGGTGCAACCGAGTCGTACAAGAAGTACGCGGATGGCCCGTGGCTCACCCGACAGACGATGAAGTGGATGTTCGACTTACAGGGGCTCGACGGCACGGAGGATTATCATGCGTTCCCGCTACGCGCAACCGTCGAGCAGCTGAGCGGGTTGCCGGACGCACTCCTCATCACGGACGACGACATCCTGCAGGACGAGGGCGAAACGTACGCGCACAAGCTCGCACAGGGCGGGGCACGCGTCACCACCGTGCGCTACAACGGCACGGTGCACGATTTCGCCATGCTCAACCCGCTGTCAGACACGCCGGCCGCGCGGGGCGCCATCCAGCAGGCCATCACGGCTCTCAAGACCGCACTCCGCTCTTGA